From the genome of Amycolatopsis sp. NBC_01488, one region includes:
- a CDS encoding zf-TFIIB domain-containing protein → MRSLGCVICPKCQNQLRTVDKNGVHIEQCEGCRGIFLDRGELEAIAGAESSFYGHQPPPYRGRPDSPRPYRGGYPDSPKAYRGGYSDSPRPYGHGHRKRGFLENLFD, encoded by the coding sequence GTGCGTAGTCTCGGCTGTGTGATTTGTCCTAAATGTCAGAACCAGTTGCGGACCGTGGACAAGAACGGCGTCCACATCGAGCAGTGCGAGGGCTGTCGCGGGATCTTCCTGGACCGCGGTGAGCTCGAAGCGATCGCCGGCGCGGAAAGCTCGTTCTACGGCCACCAGCCGCCGCCCTACCGGGGTCGTCCCGACTCGCCGCGCCCCTACCGCGGCGGCTACCCGGATTCGCCCAAGGCCTACCGCGGCGGGTACTCGGATTCGCCGCGGCCGTACGGGCACGGCCACCGCAAGCGCGGCTTCCTCGAGAACCTCTTCGACTGA
- a CDS encoding VOC family protein produces the protein MSAVPTLGVVALDCPDPVALAGFYRAVLEWEAPEVAEDGHWVTLANPAGGAGIAFQRVPDYRPPSWPSAEHPQQLHLDLNVTDLEAAHERVLGLGAKLLDDAPETFRVYADPVGHPFCLCAC, from the coding sequence ATGAGTGCGGTACCGACGCTGGGTGTGGTGGCTCTCGACTGCCCCGACCCGGTGGCGCTGGCGGGGTTCTACCGGGCGGTGCTGGAGTGGGAGGCGCCCGAAGTCGCCGAAGACGGGCACTGGGTCACGCTGGCCAACCCCGCGGGCGGCGCGGGGATCGCGTTCCAGCGCGTGCCGGACTACCGGCCGCCGTCGTGGCCGTCCGCGGAGCACCCGCAGCAGCTGCACCTGGACCTGAACGTGACGGACCTGGAGGCGGCGCACGAGCGCGTGCTCGGCCTGGGCGCGAAACTGCTGGACGACGCACCGGAGACGTTCCGCGTCTACGCCGATCCGGTGGGCCACCCGTTCTGCCTCTGCGCCTGCTGA
- a CDS encoding CGNR zinc finger domain-containing protein — MHTDASLVVEFLNTVNVEEGTDLLEDPGQWREWAAGHALTANPATEARAARDALRAAIGDPRLPGGSLDVGTRISLTDDGPALIADDVVGAVFAACARLVVRGDWIRLKICPADTCLWAFYDESRNRSRTWCSMRVCGNREKARGWRARAAEAATG, encoded by the coding sequence GTGCACACCGACGCCTCCCTCGTCGTGGAGTTCCTCAACACGGTCAACGTCGAAGAGGGCACTGACCTGCTCGAAGATCCCGGGCAGTGGCGCGAGTGGGCGGCCGGGCACGCCCTGACGGCCAACCCGGCCACCGAGGCCCGCGCGGCGCGCGACGCCCTGCGCGCCGCGATCGGCGACCCGCGGCTGCCCGGCGGCAGCCTGGACGTCGGCACCCGGATCTCCCTCACCGACGACGGCCCGGCCCTGATCGCGGACGACGTGGTGGGAGCGGTGTTCGCGGCGTGCGCCAGGCTGGTGGTCCGCGGCGACTGGATCCGCCTGAAGATCTGCCCGGCCGACACGTGCCTGTGGGCGTTCTACGACGAGTCCCGCAACCGCTCACGCACGTGGTGCTCGATGCGGGTGTGCGGAAACCGCGAGAAGGCCCGCGGCTGGCGCGCCCGCGCCGCCGAAGCCGCCACCGGCTGA
- a CDS encoding DUF445 domain-containing protein, with the protein MEQLTPAKVTPADPPGGAAGEEEKRRALRKMKLVALSFLLGATVVFLLTSWAQSAGWPGWVGYVRAAAEAGMVGALADWFAVTALFRHPLGLKIPHTAIIPNKKDALGNSLGDFVGSNFLSEEVVRDKLKRVEIARRLGGWLAQEDNAERVTSELATVVRAAVKVLRDEDVQAIMEQAVARRIIDKPWGPPLGKILQGVFADGAHHKLVDLMCDRAYEWVRDNHTTMLRVVSDRAPSWSPKFVDEMLADKVYGEVLSFAWAVKTDVNHPMRLALDKFLGEFAQDLQTDPDVMARAEQVKGQIVHHEEVQRLIGSAWSTAKEMLLTAAEDPSSELRRRVRLGLMSLGSRLVSDDQLREKADGWVEGAAAYLVKNYSREITTIITDTVERWDAEETSRKIELQVGRDLQFIRINGTVVGALAGLVIYTVAELLF; encoded by the coding sequence GTGGAGCAACTGACCCCCGCCAAGGTGACGCCCGCCGACCCGCCGGGCGGCGCCGCCGGCGAAGAGGAAAAGCGGCGCGCGCTGCGCAAGATGAAGCTGGTCGCGCTGTCGTTCCTGCTCGGCGCCACCGTCGTGTTCCTGCTGACCAGCTGGGCGCAGTCGGCCGGCTGGCCGGGCTGGGTCGGCTACGTCCGCGCCGCGGCCGAGGCCGGCATGGTCGGCGCGCTGGCCGACTGGTTCGCCGTCACGGCGCTGTTCCGGCACCCGCTCGGGCTGAAGATCCCGCACACGGCGATCATCCCGAACAAGAAGGACGCGCTCGGCAACAGCCTCGGCGACTTCGTCGGGTCGAACTTCCTGTCCGAGGAGGTCGTCCGCGACAAGCTGAAGCGCGTCGAGATCGCGCGGCGGCTCGGTGGCTGGCTGGCGCAGGAGGACAACGCCGAGCGCGTGACGTCCGAGCTGGCCACGGTCGTTCGCGCCGCGGTGAAGGTGCTTCGCGACGAAGACGTCCAGGCGATCATGGAGCAGGCCGTCGCCCGGCGGATCATCGACAAGCCGTGGGGCCCGCCGCTGGGCAAGATCCTGCAGGGCGTGTTCGCCGACGGCGCGCACCACAAGCTCGTGGACCTGATGTGCGACCGCGCGTACGAGTGGGTTCGCGACAACCACACGACGATGCTGCGCGTGGTGTCGGACCGGGCGCCGAGCTGGTCGCCGAAGTTCGTCGACGAGATGCTCGCGGACAAGGTCTACGGCGAGGTGCTGTCGTTCGCGTGGGCGGTCAAGACCGACGTCAACCACCCGATGCGGCTGGCGCTGGACAAGTTCCTCGGCGAGTTCGCCCAGGACCTGCAGACCGACCCGGACGTGATGGCCCGCGCCGAGCAGGTGAAGGGCCAGATCGTGCACCACGAGGAGGTCCAGCGCCTGATCGGCTCGGCGTGGAGCACGGCGAAGGAGATGCTGCTGACGGCGGCGGAGGACCCGTCGAGCGAGCTGCGCCGGCGCGTCCGCCTCGGCCTGATGTCCCTCGGGTCGCGGCTGGTGTCGGACGACCAGCTGCGCGAGAAGGCCGACGGCTGGGTCGAGGGCGCCGCGGCGTACCTGGTGAAGAACTACTCGCGCGAGATCACCACGATCATCACGGACACGGTCGAGCGCTGGGACGCCGAGGAGACGTCACGCAAGATCGAGCTCCAGGTGGGCCGCGACCTGCAGTTCATCCGCATCAACGGCACGGTCGTCGGTGCGCTGGCCGGGCTCGTCATCTACACGGTGGCGGAGCTGCTGTTCTGA
- a CDS encoding pyridoxal phosphate-dependent aminotransferase, protein MREPALVPRLRPFTSTIFAEMTALAVKHDAVNLGQGFPDTDGPAGMLEAAKNALFGGANQYPPGSGRPELRAAIARHRLRYGTEYDPDTEILVTAGATEAIAAALLALTEPGDEVIVIEPYYDSYAAAVAMAGAERRIVGLVEGPDGRFGLDVDGLRAAVTPRTRAILVNSPHNPTGTVFTRAELEALAALCVEHDLIAICDEVYEHLVFDDNEHIPLVTLPGMRPRTVSISSAGKTFNCTGWKIGWVCSTPELVAAVKAAKQFITFVSGGPLQPAVAYALDHELTWVDGLRASLQEKRDRLSAGLADAGFAVRPTAGTYFVCVDVRPLGFTDAADLAWELPVRVGVAAVPVKVFTDHPDEWKHLLRFAFCKRNDVIDEGVTRLRKLV, encoded by the coding sequence GTGCGCGAACCTGCTCTCGTCCCCCGCCTCCGGCCGTTCACCTCGACCATCTTCGCCGAGATGACCGCGCTGGCCGTCAAGCACGACGCCGTCAACCTCGGCCAGGGCTTCCCGGACACCGACGGCCCGGCCGGCATGCTCGAAGCGGCCAAAAACGCGCTGTTCGGCGGGGCCAACCAGTACCCGCCCGGCTCCGGGCGCCCGGAGCTGCGGGCCGCGATCGCGCGGCACCGGCTGCGCTACGGCACCGAGTACGACCCGGACACGGAGATCCTGGTCACCGCGGGCGCGACCGAGGCCATTGCGGCGGCGTTGTTGGCGCTGACCGAGCCCGGCGACGAGGTCATCGTCATCGAGCCGTACTACGACTCCTACGCCGCCGCGGTCGCGATGGCGGGTGCCGAGCGCCGGATCGTCGGGCTCGTCGAAGGCCCGGACGGCCGGTTCGGCCTCGACGTCGACGGGCTGCGCGCCGCCGTCACGCCGCGGACCCGGGCGATCCTCGTCAACTCGCCGCACAACCCGACCGGCACCGTGTTCACCCGCGCCGAGCTGGAAGCGCTGGCCGCGCTGTGCGTCGAGCACGACCTGATCGCGATCTGCGACGAGGTCTACGAGCACCTCGTCTTCGACGACAACGAGCACATCCCGCTGGTCACGCTGCCCGGCATGCGGCCGCGGACGGTGAGCATCTCCAGCGCCGGGAAGACGTTCAACTGCACCGGCTGGAAGATCGGCTGGGTCTGCTCGACGCCGGAGCTGGTCGCGGCGGTGAAGGCGGCGAAGCAGTTCATCACCTTCGTGTCCGGCGGGCCGCTGCAGCCGGCCGTCGCATACGCGCTCGACCACGAGCTGACCTGGGTCGACGGCCTGCGCGCGTCACTGCAGGAGAAGCGTGACCGGCTCTCGGCCGGGCTGGCCGATGCGGGGTTCGCCGTGCGGCCGACCGCGGGCACGTACTTCGTCTGCGTCGACGTGCGGCCGCTGGGCTTCACCGACGCCGCCGACCTCGCGTGGGAGCTGCCCGTGCGAGTGGGTGTCGCCGCGGTGCCCGTGAAGGTGTTCACCGATCACCCGGACGAGTGGAAACACCTGCTGCGTTTCGCGTTCTGCAAACGCAACGACGTCATCGACGAGGGCGTCACCCGATTGCGCAAACTGGTCTGA
- the yczR gene encoding MocR-like transcription factor YczR, whose amino-acid sequence MEPVIPMGGRISGPRLAVMLGSWRQGGSRQGATDLAAAIELQVLDGQLPLGTRLPAERELADALGASRTLIGAALDRLRDNGFVASRRGAGSWIAAPGRRRRSPLAPAGDGSIDFTHASSPAIAGTAAAVDAARVRLADHLGDHGYQERGLLGLREKIAQRYTERGLPTTPAQVMVTNGAHHAFVLVLRMLAGPGDRVLVEQPTYPNALEAIRAAHAIPVPVALDPAGPRGWDIAGIDAALRQANPRFAYLVVDFQNPTGLRLDAEGRERLGSVLARARTPVVVDETLAELDLEGDPLDGPPPLAAFAGDLAICVGSASKTHWGGLRLGWIRASEDLLGRLVSARYAVDLGSPVFEQIVLAELLDDPGALVRRREELRGYRDALARSVHRHLPEWTFTLPKGGLSLWCRMPEPVSSRLAVAAASHGVQVAPGSRFGVHGGLERWIRLPFSLPPDKIDEAVRRLSAAAASVSGTPASLDAPIA is encoded by the coding sequence ATGGAACCCGTGATTCCGATGGGTGGACGCATCTCTGGTCCTCGATTGGCTGTCATGCTGGGCTCGTGGCGGCAAGGTGGATCCCGGCAGGGCGCGACCGACCTGGCCGCGGCCATCGAGCTGCAGGTGCTGGACGGCCAACTGCCGCTCGGCACCCGGCTGCCCGCCGAGCGCGAGCTGGCCGACGCGCTCGGCGCCAGCCGGACGCTGATCGGCGCGGCACTGGACCGGTTGCGGGACAACGGGTTCGTCGCGAGCCGCCGCGGCGCGGGGTCGTGGATCGCCGCGCCCGGACGTCGTCGGCGCAGCCCGCTCGCCCCGGCGGGCGACGGCTCGATCGACTTCACCCACGCGTCGTCGCCGGCCATCGCGGGCACGGCCGCGGCGGTCGACGCGGCCCGCGTCCGGCTCGCCGACCACCTCGGCGACCACGGCTACCAGGAACGCGGCCTGCTCGGCCTGCGGGAGAAGATCGCCCAGCGGTACACCGAACGCGGGCTGCCGACCACGCCCGCGCAGGTCATGGTCACCAACGGCGCGCACCACGCGTTCGTCCTGGTCCTGCGGATGCTCGCCGGCCCCGGTGACCGCGTGCTCGTCGAGCAGCCGACGTACCCGAACGCGCTGGAGGCGATCCGCGCCGCGCACGCGATCCCGGTGCCGGTGGCGCTCGACCCGGCCGGGCCGCGCGGCTGGGACATCGCCGGCATCGACGCGGCGCTGCGCCAGGCGAACCCGCGGTTCGCCTACCTCGTCGTCGACTTCCAGAACCCGACCGGCCTGCGCCTGGACGCCGAAGGCCGCGAACGGCTCGGTTCCGTGCTGGCGCGTGCCCGGACGCCGGTCGTCGTCGACGAGACGCTCGCCGAGCTGGACCTCGAAGGCGATCCGCTCGACGGGCCGCCGCCGCTGGCCGCGTTCGCCGGCGACCTCGCGATCTGCGTCGGCTCGGCGTCCAAGACGCACTGGGGCGGGCTGCGGCTCGGCTGGATCCGTGCGTCGGAAGACCTGCTCGGGCGGCTGGTTTCCGCGCGCTACGCGGTCGACCTGGGCTCGCCGGTGTTCGAGCAGATCGTGCTCGCCGAACTGCTGGACGACCCGGGCGCGCTGGTCCGCCGTCGCGAGGAGCTGCGCGGCTACCGCGACGCGCTGGCCCGCTCGGTGCACCGGCACCTTCCGGAGTGGACGTTCACCCTGCCGAAGGGCGGCCTGTCGCTGTGGTGCCGGATGCCGGAGCCGGTCAGCTCGCGCCTCGCGGTGGCGGCCGCGAGTCACGGCGTCCAGGTCGCGCCCGGCTCGCGCTTCGGCGTCCACGGCGGACTGGAGCGCTGGATCCGGCTGCCGTTCTCCTTGCCACCGGACAAGATCGACGAAGCGGTCCGGCGGCTGAGCGCCGCGGCGGCGTCGGTCAGCGGCACTCCGGCCTCCTTGGACGCACCGATCGCCTGA
- the yczE gene encoding membrane protein YczE, producing MAQIDLRPVRISRNPVRRSVQLLSGLALYGTSVALVTRAGLGLEPWSVLAEGVLKHTGLTFGTVTGLISVVVLLLWIPLRQRPGIGTIANVVVISVLVDVVRALVPDQHDLGWRIALLVGGVVLNGVATATYVGARLGPGPRDGLMTGLAGRTGWSVRLVRTGIEVTVVAVGFLLGGTVGIGTVLYALAIGPLTQALLPLTAWRERA from the coding sequence GTGGCTCAGATCGATCTCCGGCCCGTCCGGATCTCCCGCAACCCCGTCCGGCGCAGCGTCCAGCTCCTGTCCGGCCTCGCCCTCTACGGCACCAGCGTCGCCCTGGTCACCCGGGCCGGCCTGGGCCTCGAGCCGTGGAGCGTGCTGGCCGAAGGCGTCCTGAAGCACACCGGGCTCACGTTCGGCACGGTCACCGGCCTGATCTCCGTGGTCGTGCTGCTCCTGTGGATCCCGCTGCGCCAGCGGCCCGGGATCGGGACCATCGCGAACGTCGTGGTCATCTCGGTGCTGGTCGACGTGGTCCGGGCACTGGTCCCGGACCAGCACGACCTGGGGTGGCGGATCGCGCTGCTGGTCGGCGGGGTGGTGCTCAATGGCGTCGCGACCGCCACGTACGTCGGCGCGCGGCTCGGCCCGGGTCCTCGCGACGGCCTGATGACCGGGCTCGCCGGGCGCACCGGCTGGTCGGTCCGGCTGGTGCGCACCGGCATCGAGGTCACCGTGGTGGCCGTCGGCTTCCTGCTCGGCGGGACCGTCGGGATCGGCACCGTGCTCTACGCACTGGCCATCGGCCCGCTCACCCAGGCACTGCTGCCGCTGACCGCCTGGCGCGAGCGGGCCTAG
- a CDS encoding Clp protease N-terminal domain-containing protein, protein MFERFTADARMAVVEAQIVARESGSVEIRPAHLLAGLVKTGVPLLAELGISPDEIGAELARTRRRGGVSDADAEALTEFGIDVEQIVERVEQTHGEGALAGRLGPAKRGHIPFTSQSKKTLELSLKEAVRLGDKHLGQEHILLALAQQHDTDDVLARRGADYVTLRRAVQQRKAG, encoded by the coding sequence ATGTTCGAACGGTTCACGGCGGACGCGCGGATGGCGGTCGTCGAGGCGCAGATCGTGGCGCGGGAGTCCGGTTCGGTGGAGATCCGGCCGGCGCACCTGCTGGCCGGGCTGGTCAAGACGGGTGTCCCCCTGCTGGCCGAGCTGGGCATTTCACCGGACGAAATCGGGGCCGAGCTCGCCCGCACCCGGCGCCGCGGCGGGGTCAGCGACGCCGACGCCGAGGCGCTCACCGAGTTCGGCATCGACGTCGAGCAGATCGTCGAACGGGTCGAGCAGACCCACGGCGAGGGTGCGCTCGCCGGCCGGCTCGGGCCGGCCAAGCGCGGGCACATCCCGTTCACGTCCCAGTCGAAGAAGACCCTGGAGCTGAGCCTCAAGGAGGCCGTCCGGCTGGGGGACAAGCACCTCGGGCAGGAGCACATCCTGCTGGCGCTGGCCCAGCAGCACGACACCGACGACGTCCTGGCCCGGCGCGGCGCGGACTACGTGACGCTGCGCCGGGCGGTCCAGCAGCGCAAGGCGGGCTAG
- a CDS encoding sigma factor-like helix-turn-helix DNA-binding protein encodes MTEATDLAARAGDRDPRVGLRAVAALRRLVEQLEAVQVRSARVDGWSWQEIAAELGVSRQAVHKKYGRH; translated from the coding sequence ATGACAGAAGCGACGGACCTGGCCGCCCGGGCCGGTGACCGCGATCCCCGGGTGGGACTGCGTGCGGTCGCCGCGCTCCGGCGGCTGGTGGAACAACTGGAGGCCGTGCAGGTCCGCAGTGCGCGGGTCGACGGCTGGTCGTGGCAGGAGATCGCCGCCGAGCTGGGGGTCAGCCGGCAGGCCGTGCACAAGAAGTACGGGAGGCACTGA
- a CDS encoding protein phosphatase 2C domain-containing protein codes for MPEIVIAERAGVGADGHPRPTEDHVVVLDNAVLVLDGATSADPSQPPGGWYAERLARRLADDLRAAPEAALTDILTSAIAAVTTENALRPQQSPSSTVAAVRWLEDRVDALVLADSPVVGFGGFGVDVVSDDRLARLRRRGMLQTGADVRRRRNAHDGFWVAEADPGAAAHAVRRSWPRADVDAVVLASDGVSIGVDQYALFDWREVLAITRADGPDAILDAVRTAEKQDPDGERWPRPKRHDDQALVLVDFSPG; via the coding sequence ATGCCCGAGATCGTGATCGCCGAGCGGGCCGGGGTGGGCGCCGACGGCCACCCCCGCCCGACCGAAGACCACGTCGTCGTGCTGGACAACGCGGTCCTGGTGCTCGACGGCGCGACCTCGGCGGACCCCTCGCAACCGCCCGGTGGCTGGTACGCCGAACGGCTGGCGCGGCGTCTCGCCGACGACCTGCGCGCAGCACCGGAAGCCGCCCTGACGGACATCCTGACCAGCGCGATCGCCGCCGTCACGACCGAGAACGCCCTGCGTCCGCAGCAGTCGCCGTCCAGCACGGTCGCCGCCGTGCGGTGGCTCGAAGACCGCGTCGACGCGCTCGTGCTCGCCGACAGCCCGGTGGTCGGCTTCGGCGGCTTCGGCGTCGACGTCGTCTCCGACGACCGGCTCGCCCGGCTGCGGCGGCGCGGGATGCTCCAGACCGGCGCCGACGTCCGGCGCCGGCGCAACGCCCACGACGGCTTCTGGGTCGCCGAGGCCGACCCGGGCGCCGCCGCGCACGCCGTCCGGCGCAGCTGGCCGCGGGCCGACGTCGACGCCGTCGTGCTCGCCAGCGACGGCGTCTCCATCGGCGTCGACCAGTACGCGCTGTTCGACTGGCGCGAAGTCCTCGCGATCACCCGCGCCGACGGTCCGGACGCGATCTTGGACGCCGTCCGGACCGCGGAAAAGCAGGACCCGGACGGCGAACGCTGGCCGCGGCCGAAACGCCACGACGACCAGGCGCTCGTCCTCGTCGACTTCTCTCCGGGGTGA
- a CDS encoding D-cysteine desulfhydrase family protein, which translates to MTFDFAGFPDAALAANPRVDLGGWPTPLHAAPRLGEALGLRNLWLKRDDVHPLGAGGNKLRKLEYHLGAAQEAGADTVITFGALQTNHGRQTAAACAKLGLRCELVLTAKVPRDGEAYERGGNIPLDKLFGATVHVCADGEETGRTYDRLVAEAAAEGRKVATIPVGGSNDLGALGYVRATLELAKQLEERGIERAHLVIPHASGGTAAGVVLAAGLLGGLGVGIACVSHPLDEATENLRDLVAGAAKLLGVELPPFTHAKMSDSTLGPGYGIPTDAVWNALRLFGRTEGVVLDPVYTGKVAAALVEWAGHFAPDDHVVFLHTGGMPGLYGYAPEFAAAVEG; encoded by the coding sequence ATGACGTTCGACTTCGCCGGATTCCCCGACGCCGCACTGGCCGCGAACCCCCGGGTCGACCTTGGCGGCTGGCCGACGCCGCTGCACGCGGCGCCGCGGCTCGGCGAAGCCCTCGGCCTGCGAAACCTCTGGCTCAAGCGCGACGACGTCCACCCGCTCGGCGCCGGCGGCAACAAGCTCCGCAAGCTCGAATACCACCTCGGCGCGGCCCAGGAAGCCGGCGCGGACACCGTGATCACCTTCGGCGCGCTCCAGACCAACCACGGCCGCCAGACCGCCGCCGCGTGCGCGAAGCTCGGCCTGCGCTGCGAACTCGTCCTCACCGCGAAGGTCCCTCGCGACGGCGAAGCGTACGAACGCGGCGGGAACATCCCGCTCGACAAGCTCTTCGGTGCGACCGTCCACGTCTGCGCCGACGGTGAAGAGACCGGCCGCACCTACGACCGGCTCGTCGCCGAAGCGGCCGCCGAAGGCCGGAAGGTCGCCACGATCCCGGTCGGCGGATCCAACGACCTGGGCGCGCTCGGTTACGTCCGCGCCACCCTCGAACTCGCGAAGCAGCTCGAAGAACGCGGCATCGAACGCGCCCACCTCGTCATCCCGCACGCCAGCGGCGGCACGGCGGCCGGTGTCGTGCTGGCCGCCGGGCTGCTCGGCGGCCTCGGCGTCGGCATCGCCTGCGTCAGCCACCCGCTCGACGAGGCCACCGAGAACCTGCGTGACCTCGTCGCGGGCGCGGCCAAGCTCCTCGGCGTCGAATTGCCGCCGTTCACGCACGCGAAGATGAGCGACTCCACGCTCGGCCCCGGCTACGGCATCCCGACCGACGCGGTCTGGAACGCGCTACGCCTCTTCGGCCGCACCGAGGGCGTGGTGCTCGATCCGGTCTACACCGGCAAAGTGGCCGCCGCGCTGGTCGAATGGGCCGGGCACTTCGCCCCCGACGACCACGTGGTGTTCCTGCACACCGGCGGGATGCCCGGCCTGTACGGCTACGCGCCCGAATTCGCGGCGGCCGTCGAAGGCTGA
- a CDS encoding dihydrofolate reductase family protein — protein sequence MSTVHAGMTMSLDGFVADRHGGTARLSDPATANGSEYMAELIRETGAVVLGRRTFAMAEDPDRFVGNYEFQVPIFVVTHTPPDVLPKQDERLTFTFVTDGIASAVARAKAAAGDRAVKVIGASVVRQALRAGLADEVHVDIAPVLLGAGLPLFGDPELDGVVLRRIGVREVGTFTSLRFEVVSPPIVGGKPSLEGR from the coding sequence ATGAGCACGGTGCACGCGGGCATGACCATGTCGCTGGACGGCTTCGTCGCCGACCGCCACGGCGGCACGGCACGGCTGTCGGACCCGGCCACCGCGAACGGCAGCGAGTACATGGCCGAGCTGATCCGGGAAACCGGCGCGGTCGTCCTCGGCCGGCGGACTTTCGCGATGGCCGAGGACCCGGACCGGTTCGTCGGCAACTACGAGTTCCAGGTCCCGATCTTCGTCGTCACCCACACGCCGCCGGACGTGCTGCCGAAACAGGACGAGCGCCTGACCTTCACGTTCGTCACCGACGGGATCGCCTCGGCGGTCGCCCGGGCGAAGGCGGCCGCGGGCGACCGGGCGGTCAAGGTGATCGGCGCGAGCGTGGTGCGGCAGGCCTTGCGCGCCGGGCTCGCGGACGAGGTGCACGTCGACATCGCCCCGGTGCTGCTGGGCGCCGGACTGCCGCTGTTCGGCGACCCGGAACTGGACGGCGTCGTCCTCCGGAGGATCGGGGTGCGAGAGGTCGGGACCTTCACCTCGCTCCGCTTCGAGGTCGTCTCACCGCCTATCGTGGGCGGAAAGCCGAGCCTGGAGGGCCGATGA
- a CDS encoding amidase, translated as MTATSLDFTGLAVQAARLAAGEVTSAELTATALGRAHASQPVLNAFRHLRDDAALAEAAEADARLKAGDRKPLLGVPVAIKDDVDITGLPTSFGCVGEFPCATADAPAVALLREAGAVIIGKTNTPELGQWPFTEGPAFGVTRNPWHTGHTPGGSSGGSAAAVASGAIAAALGSDGAGSVRIPAAWTGLVGIKTQRGRIPTDGELFHGLTVLGPLARTVGDAALLLDVVAATGTTFRTAAAREPGRLRIGLSTRIPFTATKTRLDPVVEANVRRLAESLAGLGHEIVEVEPDYGLIGLTFLPRSLTGVRDWTLRVPDRAGLDPRTRSNAGHGRLLAGPALRLARALEPGLHRRIGSVFGRVDVLLTPTTATPPPPIGTFDGLSGWETDQAMIAACPYAWPWNVLGWPGVNVPAGQTDGGLPLGAQLLGPSHAEERLVSLAAQLEEVERWPERHPETSW; from the coding sequence ATGACCGCCACGAGCCTCGACTTCACCGGTCTCGCCGTGCAAGCCGCGCGGCTCGCCGCGGGCGAAGTCACCTCCGCCGAGCTGACCGCAACGGCGCTCGGGCGTGCGCACGCGAGCCAGCCCGTCCTCAACGCCTTCCGGCACCTGCGTGACGACGCGGCGCTCGCCGAAGCGGCCGAGGCGGACGCACGGCTGAAGGCCGGCGACCGGAAACCGCTGCTCGGCGTGCCCGTCGCCATCAAGGACGACGTCGACATCACCGGCCTGCCCACGTCGTTCGGCTGCGTCGGCGAGTTCCCGTGCGCCACCGCCGACGCGCCCGCCGTCGCGCTGCTGCGCGAGGCCGGGGCCGTCATCATCGGCAAGACCAACACTCCCGAGCTGGGCCAATGGCCGTTCACCGAAGGTCCGGCCTTCGGCGTGACGCGCAACCCGTGGCACACCGGCCACACCCCCGGGGGTTCTTCAGGCGGGAGCGCGGCCGCGGTGGCGTCGGGGGCCATCGCGGCCGCGCTCGGTTCCGACGGCGCCGGCTCGGTGCGCATCCCGGCCGCGTGGACCGGGCTCGTCGGCATCAAGACCCAGCGTGGCCGGATCCCGACCGACGGCGAGCTGTTCCACGGCCTGACCGTGCTCGGCCCGCTCGCCCGGACCGTCGGGGACGCCGCCCTGCTGCTGGACGTCGTCGCCGCGACCGGCACCACGTTCCGGACCGCCGCCGCGCGCGAACCCGGCCGGCTGCGGATCGGGCTGTCGACGCGGATCCCGTTCACCGCCACCAAGACCCGGCTCGACCCGGTCGTCGAGGCGAACGTGCGGCGGCTCGCCGAGTCGCTCGCCGGGCTGGGCCACGAGATCGTCGAGGTCGAGCCGGACTACGGGCTGATCGGCCTGACGTTCCTGCCCCGCTCGCTCACCGGCGTCCGCGACTGGACGCTGCGCGTGCCCGACCGCGCCGGGCTCGACCCGCGGACCCGCAGCAACGCCGGCCACGGCCGCCTGCTCGCCGGGCCCGCGCTGCGGCTCGCCCGTGCGCTCGAGCCGGGACTGCACCGGCGGATCGGCTCGGTGTTCGGCCGCGTCGACGTGCTGCTGACCCCGACCACCGCGACCCCGCCGCCGCCGATCGGCACGTTCGACGGCCTCTCCGGCTGGGAGACCGACCAGGCCATGATCGCCGCCTGCCCGTACGCTTGGCCGTGGAACGTGCTGGGCTGGCCGGGGGTCAACGTCCCGGCCGGGCAGACCGACGGCGGGCTGCCGCTGGGCGCGCAGCTGCTCGGCCCCTCGCACGCCGAGGAGCGGCTGGTTTCGCTCGCCGCGCAACTGGAAGAGGTCGAACGGTGGCCGGAGCGGCATCCCGAGACAAGCTGGTAA